Proteins encoded in a region of the Acidimicrobiia bacterium genome:
- a CDS encoding phosphoheptose isomerase (catalyzes the isomerization of sedoheptulose 7-phosphate to D-glycero-D-manno-heptose 7-phosphate), producing the protein MDPHELNNASQPSGFIDSLIQAGKMAVDALKSGNKLMAAGNGGSAAEAQHLTGEIVGRFRRDKQPLPAICLHADTSSLTAISNDFGYDTVFARQVHAFGSPGDVLFLLSTSGRSNNLVEAALAARSLGVGCVALLGSGGGELASVCDVAVRVPSSDPQVVQEVHLFVVHCIAWAIEEAFTGSNPASQKMDLSTKDS; encoded by the coding sequence ATGGATCCGCACGAATTGAACAATGCCTCCCAGCCCTCGGGATTCATTGACTCGCTAATCCAAGCGGGGAAGATGGCCGTGGATGCCCTCAAAAGTGGAAACAAGCTTATGGCAGCGGGAAACGGGGGGAGTGCAGCAGAAGCCCAGCACTTGACAGGAGAGATAGTTGGAAGGTTCCGGCGAGACAAGCAGCCGTTGCCAGCTATATGCCTTCACGCTGACACCTCATCGCTCACCGCGATAAGCAACGACTTCGGATACGACACTGTCTTCGCTCGACAAGTTCATGCGTTCGGCAGCCCTGGAGATGTGCTTTTTTTGTTGTCCACTAGCGGCCGATCCAACAACCTCGTCGAGGCTGCTCTGGCCGCTCGCTCGCTCGGTGTTGGCTGTGTGGCGCTGCTAGGCTCGGGCGGTGGGGAGTTGGCGAGCGTCTGCGACGTAGCGGTTCGAGTACCTTCCTCTGACCCTCAAGTCGTCCAAGAGGTTCACCTCTTCGTTGTGCACTGCATAGCCTGGGCCATAGAAGAGGCCTTCACCGGGAGCAACCCTGCCAGCCAGAAAATGGATCTGAGCACCAAAGATTCGTAG
- a CDS encoding orotidine-5'-phosphate decarboxylase codes for MASSGVEHTTRHLRLGENQPSLDRSALKSRVIVALDVTSRQQAAEVVEALGQTCDFYKVGPVLFYREGPAILEWLRSQKKCIFLDLKAHDIPSVVESATHAAAEMGVTFFTAHVADGSAAAAVKASRDAESVVGHKVSVLGVTVLTSTRSSDVQGNSTESSFETLLSSRVEQAVSSGCDGIVAAASDIPLMADLLPQSMLKVCPGIRPRTPRLRTEDDQARTATPSEAAAMGADFIVVGRSVLEASDPLQAFLNIRDEFASLLGTGRTLRSSRTPFDKPTPERQPSELPRPDFRHLKE; via the coding sequence ATCGCTTCTAGTGGGGTCGAGCATACTACGAGGCATCTGAGATTGGGTGAAAACCAACCTTCTTTAGATCGATCGGCCTTAAAAAGCAGGGTAATAGTGGCGCTTGACGTCACTTCTCGGCAACAGGCTGCGGAGGTCGTCGAGGCGCTTGGACAAACCTGTGATTTTTACAAGGTCGGGCCGGTTCTTTTTTATCGAGAGGGGCCAGCGATTTTGGAGTGGCTGCGCTCACAAAAAAAATGCATTTTTCTAGACCTCAAAGCACACGACATTCCATCGGTTGTCGAGTCGGCTACTCACGCCGCAGCAGAAATGGGGGTGACCTTCTTTACCGCCCATGTTGCAGATGGCTCGGCAGCCGCAGCCGTCAAAGCCTCTCGCGATGCCGAATCGGTGGTAGGACACAAGGTGTCGGTTCTGGGCGTCACCGTATTGACGAGCACTCGCTCGTCCGATGTACAAGGAAACTCCACCGAGAGTTCCTTCGAGACGCTTTTGTCCTCCAGGGTCGAGCAGGCAGTCTCTTCGGGTTGTGACGGTATTGTCGCGGCTGCATCAGATATTCCTCTCATGGCAGACCTGCTCCCGCAGAGCATGCTGAAGGTCTGTCCTGGAATACGTCCACGTACCCCGCGCCTTCGAACAGAAGACGATCAGGCACGAACAGCTACTCCATCGGAGGCAGCAGCGATGGGAGCCGATTTCATAGTAGTAGGCCGTTCCGTCCTCGAAGCCTCCGATCCGCTCCAAGCGTTCCTCAACATACGCGATGAGTTCGCAAGCCTCCTAGGAACTGGAAGAACCCTCCGATCTTCGCGCACACCCTTCGATAAACCGACCCCGGAAAGGCAGCCCTCAGAGCTGCCCCGGCCCGACTTTCGTCACCTCAAGGAGTAG